In Humulus lupulus chromosome 7, drHumLupu1.1, whole genome shotgun sequence, the following are encoded in one genomic region:
- the LOC133791625 gene encoding uncharacterized protein LOC133791625, whose amino-acid sequence MEDELGHELTEYDRAEMWTRARMNKKEEVISEEARVVVKKMAEYRQKVVEGGDSNTPHAPYAPPPPMTQAQYAPPQPTWASNAHRPPSQPPYAHPPQTQAPCAPPPP is encoded by the exons ATGGAAGATGAATTAGGTCATGAGTTGACCGAATATGACAGAGCTGAGATGTGGACACGAGCACGAATGAATAAGAAAGAAGAAGTCATTAGTGAAGAAGCTCGAGTGGTGGTGAAGAAGATG GCGGAATACAGGCAAAAAGTAGTAGAAG GAGGAGACTCAAACACGCCACAcgcaccatatgcccctccaccacCGATGACGCAGGCACAATATGCTCCGCCACAACCGACATGGGCATCAAATGCTCACCGACCACCCTCACAGCCACCATATGCTCATCCACCACAGACACAGgcaccatgtgctcccccaccaccgtag